A genomic segment from Nicotiana sylvestris chromosome 1, ASM39365v2, whole genome shotgun sequence encodes:
- the LOC138875966 gene encoding uncharacterized protein translates to MREKCTRDYLPEDTLSFNDEDAEGIEQPDNDTLVISILMNKIQVKRVLIDPGSSTNIIRSRVVEQLDLQDQIVPATRVLNYFNMVSEITKEEIIFLVNMVGTIQETKFYVIEGDMRYNALLGRPWIHNLRAVPLTLHQVLKFPISEGIKMVYGKQLAAITHLPITFSKNCPPVLSTIPNNEHLLKAYDAQYYPSEVAHKVPNSYKQGPRDGPHISNEEFTGRKGRDGIPRRLKVPKFNLYDGCGDPVAHLMDYCNKMRSVGEKDDLLMAYFSESLTGAALEWHNRQDVGKWPTLGDMVQDFF, encoded by the exons ATGAGGGAGAAATGTACCCGGGACTACTTACCAGAAGATACCTTGTCTTTCAACGATGAGGATGCAGAAGGAATCGAACAACCTGACAATGATACgctggtaatatctatccttatgaataaaattcaagttaaacgggtgttgattgatccaggtagctcaacaaacattattcgatcgagggtcgtagagcaactTGACCTCCAGGATCAAATCGTGCCTGCAACTCGAGTACTCAACTACTTCAACATGGTAAGTGAAATCACCAAAGAGGAAATCATTTTCCTAGTAAATATGGTCGGGACTATCCAGGAAACAAAGTTCTATGtaatcgaaggagacatgagatacaacgcgcTGCTCGGAAGACCCTGGATTCATAATTTGAGGGCAGTACCCTTAACGCttcatcaagtcttgaaattcccaatATCAGAAGGAATCAAAATGGTGTACGGCAAACAACTCGCCgccatcactcatcttccaattaccttttcCAAAAATTGCCCTCCGGTCTTATctaccatccccaacaatgaacacctaCTCAAAGCttatgatgcccaatattacccctcagaggttgcccacaaggttcccaactcatacaagcagggtccGCGGGATGGGCCCCATATTTCAAATGaagagttcacaggaagaaaaggacgagatgggatacccaggaggctgaaag tgccaaagtttaacttgtatgatgggtgtggggatccggtagcccatttgatgGATTATTGcaataaaatgagaagtgttggtgagaaggatgatttgttgatggcgtacttcagtgagagcctaaCTGGGGCAGcgttggaatggcataatcgccaagatgttggtaagtggcctacatt